A region of Petrotoga miotherma DSM 10691 DNA encodes the following proteins:
- a CDS encoding oligosaccharide flippase family protein, which yields MNQYKSLVRNSFLFAVGSIGSKTISFFMLPLYTRLLSTNDYGQLDVLQTTISLLIPLVTFQAIEAVFRYSVDMREKVYASSVLINGLFLSLVGIVISFILFPLFTSFEPFSSYTSLFYSIMILSMIDGIMKQFVRGLEKIKTFVASDLGYTASFVFFNIVFLVYLKMGLSGYFLSMVLGHLVSIVIILVFGRIFKYLNFKAFDKSLLKTMLIYSIPLIPNGLMLWIMNVSDRYMLTYFLGFSATGIYSVSYKFPSLITLVNGIFFQAYQLSAIQEYGKKGYEDFYKNIFGVLSSLLFVVTGLILLILKPLMSVFVSEAFYEAWKYVPLLLVGTVFQAFSSFFGTNYTASKKTKGAFSTTIFGAVVNIGINIILIPLWGIQAAAFSTMAAYLAVWLMRIIDTKKFVGIRIDWKSISLSIVVIALQFVGLYFVENRYLFFVGETVLVVALLFIQRKYIKQVYNFGMNLLKELRASAN from the coding sequence TTGAATCAGTATAAATCCTTAGTCAGAAATTCTTTTTTGTTTGCAGTTGGAAGTATTGGATCCAAGACTATTTCTTTTTTTATGTTACCTCTGTATACAAGGCTTTTATCAACTAACGATTATGGACAACTCGATGTTTTACAAACAACTATTTCTTTGTTGATTCCTTTGGTTACTTTTCAAGCAATAGAAGCTGTGTTTCGTTATTCTGTCGATATGAGAGAAAAAGTTTATGCTTCAAGTGTTTTAATAAACGGGCTTTTTCTTAGTTTGGTTGGCATCGTTATATCGTTCATACTTTTTCCTCTCTTCACAAGCTTTGAGCCTTTTTCTTCTTATACTTCTTTATTCTACTCAATAATGATTCTTTCGATGATTGACGGCATTATGAAGCAGTTCGTAAGAGGTTTAGAGAAAATTAAAACCTTTGTTGCTTCTGATTTGGGATATACCGCTTCCTTCGTCTTTTTTAATATAGTTTTTCTTGTTTATTTAAAAATGGGGTTAAGCGGTTATTTTCTTTCTATGGTTTTGGGACATTTAGTCAGTATTGTAATTATCTTAGTTTTTGGCAGAATTTTTAAATATTTAAATTTCAAAGCTTTTGATAAATCATTGTTGAAGACTATGCTTATTTATTCGATACCTTTAATTCCTAACGGTTTGATGTTGTGGATCATGAATGTTTCTGATAGGTACATGTTAACTTATTTTTTAGGGTTCAGTGCAACGGGTATATATTCAGTTTCTTATAAATTTCCTTCCCTTATTACCCTTGTGAATGGGATTTTTTTTCAGGCATATCAACTCTCTGCTATTCAAGAGTATGGAAAGAAAGGTTACGAAGATTTTTATAAAAATATCTTCGGGGTATTATCTTCCCTCTTGTTTGTGGTAACTGGGTTGATTTTGTTGATTCTAAAACCATTAATGAGTGTATTTGTTTCTGAAGCATTTTACGAAGCATGGAAATATGTACCTTTGTTACTAGTTGGAACTGTATTTCAAGCTTTTTCAAGCTTTTTTGGAACTAATTATACAGCTTCTAAAAAAACAAAAGGTGCTTTTTCGACAACTATATTTGGTGCAGTGGTAAATATTGGCATAAATATTATATTGATACCTCTGTGGGGGATTCAAGCAGCAGCTTTCTCTACTATGGCGGCTTATTTGGCGGTGTGGTTAATGAGAATTATTGATACAAAGAAATTTGTTGGAATAAGAATCGATTGGAAAAGTATAAGTCTTTCAATTGTTGTCATTGCTCTTCAATTTGTTGGTTTGTATTTCGTTGAAAATAGATATTTGTTTTTTGTTGGAGAAACGGTTTTGGTTGTGGCTTTGTTGTTCATACAAAGGAAGTATATAAAACAAGTTTATAATTTTGGTATGAATTTGCTGAAGGAACTACGCGCCTCTGCAAATTGA
- a CDS encoding class I SAM-dependent methyltransferase — protein MYKKMKLQVEPNHYFNEFYDSKERWISYWHQINEIIKLNPKRVLEIGIGNSFVSKYLKERKLNIVTLDIDSRLNPDVVGSVLNIPLKDNSFDVVACYEILEHLPYENFNRALSEIFRVSNSYAIISLPDVSRVYRLYVHIPKVSVFKRLIPLPRIKSPIHKFDGEHYWEIGKAGYPLNRIIKDIQKAGFKIEKTYRIFENPYHRFFIARKEK, from the coding sequence GTGTATAAAAAAATGAAATTACAAGTAGAGCCAAACCATTATTTCAATGAATTTTACGACAGCAAAGAACGCTGGATTAGCTATTGGCATCAAATTAACGAAATTATTAAATTAAATCCAAAAAGAGTGCTTGAAATTGGAATTGGAAATAGCTTTGTGTCTAAATATCTTAAAGAGAGGAAATTAAATATAGTGACTTTAGACATTGATAGCAGATTAAATCCAGATGTGGTGGGAAGTGTTTTAAATATACCCCTTAAAGATAATTCTTTTGATGTTGTAGCTTGTTATGAAATTTTGGAACATTTGCCTTATGAAAATTTTAATAGGGCTCTCTCTGAGATATTCCGAGTCTCTAATTCTTACGCAATTATATCTTTACCAGATGTAAGCAGAGTTTATCGTCTATATGTTCATATTCCTAAAGTGAGTGTATTCAAGAGATTGATTCCATTACCAAGAATCAAAAGCCCAATTCACAAATTCGATGGAGAGCATTACTGGGAAATAGGGAAAGCTGGGTATCCATTAAATAGAATTATAAAGGACATCCAAAAAGCAGGATTTAAAATTGAGAAAACCTATAGAATATTTGAAAATCCATATCACAGGTTTTTTATAGCGAGAAAGGAGAAATAA
- a CDS encoding winged helix-turn-helix transcriptional regulator, protein MQDNEILILEELEKNSNITQRGLSEKTGLSLGMVNRLLKKFIKKGFVKLEKLNNKSFRYILTPEGFKEKSKKTIEYMKIYYRRTLLIKQNIERTIQTYGRNRTYVLFGKDKEMKEIIEGILKELRVKYITENDVEKIESTNVVLYWNVEDREKLEGLKSEFLMDSI, encoded by the coding sequence ATGCAAGATAATGAGATACTCATTTTAGAAGAATTGGAAAAGAACTCTAATATAACCCAAAGAGGACTTTCAGAAAAAACAGGATTATCATTGGGAATGGTGAATAGACTTTTAAAAAAGTTCATTAAAAAAGGCTTTGTTAAATTAGAAAAGTTAAACAACAAGAGTTTTAGGTACATATTAACGCCAGAAGGATTCAAAGAAAAGAGTAAAAAGACAATTGAATATATGAAGATATACTATAGAAGGACGTTGTTGATAAAACAAAACATAGAAAGAACGATACAAACATATGGAAGAAATAGAACTTACGTTCTATTTGGGAAAGATAAAGAAATGAAGGAAATTATAGAAGGGATATTGAAAGAGTTGAGAGTTAAATACATAACAGAAAACGATGTTGAAAAAATAGAAAGTACTAACGTTGTACTATACTGGAATGTTGAGGATAGAGAGAAACTCGAAGGTTTGAAGAGTGAGTTTTTGATGGATAGCATTTAA